A region of the Stieleria neptunia genome:
GTCGTCATATTCGATGTCGATACCATCGCCTGGGCCTTCCGCAGGATTCCTCGAATCCGCGCTGATTCCGGTTACACGGAGGTGCTTGCCGTCGACGCGACGGAGCGATTCCCGTGGCACCGCCTGAGTGCCCAGCGAAGCGGACGCCAATGCTTCCTGCGATTGTCGCCGAAGCCGCTCGCGACGTTCAACAGACGTCATACCGGGAAACAGCCCGCGTCCCGGATAGCTCGACAAAACGGCCCCCAACAGCAGGATCACCGCTGCGAGACCGACGTACGGGAGATGGTAGGTGGATCCGACCACTGCCACGCCCGCCAACAAGAATCCGATCAAGCCTTTGAGCACAAAACTTGACGCAGAACTGACCACTGCGGTCGCCAAACGCCCACGCCTATTGCGCGAAAATCGACCTCCGGCAGCCCCCAACGCACGAGTCAACCTGCCAAACAAACGCAGCCCCATAAACGCGACCACCAACATCGGCAGAGAGAGGGTTGCGTATCCCGAAAAGTCAGGCAGAAAAAGAAACAGGAACACCGCCGCCACACATAACACAGCGATGACACCGCGGATGGCGAGTCGCAGCTGAATGGAAGCTTCGAGCGTCAGAGCCGCTGTTGCCCGCCCGCAGGAACGGTTTGTCGGCGTAGCTGGCGCGCGAGACACGTGCGGCGGAGTTGACGCGGGCAAGACACCCGCCGCTGTGCGATTCCGTTCGCTGTTTGCGCTGCACTGGCTTTCCACTTGATTGATTACGCCCACGATCTGCACTCTCACTGCTGTTGCTTTCTTCTCCGGCCACCCCTCCCTGCAGAATCGCTTGCAGTCCTTCATCCCCGGCGTCCGTCCGACGGGTCGCAAGCGTTGGGTGCGTTACGCACGTTTCGTGCCGAACGAACTAATGAGCCCCAGTTCCATTCCTCGCGAGAGGTGATCAATCCAGACGGAACATCAGTGTCGGATCGAGCGAGTGGGATAGGCTTCCAGCCTGTCATTCCAGCGTCGACAGGCTGGAAGCCTATCCCACTTCTTTTCCGTGCGTTGCTAAATGGCGGAGTTGATCGTAGCGCAAGACGCTTCGACTTTTACAGCGACTGCCCTCTCTGGCGTTTGCTCGCTGCGCAAACGCCCTCTCTCCCAGAGGGGGTTCTTCGCGGATTTTAGTGGCTAACCGCTCAGGACCGAGGTTTTTCGAGGCATTGCTGCGATGTCCGAATGGGGAGAGCGAGGACAAACGCTCGGTTCAAACGCCCCTCCGCCGACACGGGGGCCGGCGGAGCGCTCGAAGCACCTTCGGCGCATCGCAGACCAGGTGATTCCTTGGCGGGTTGCTCCTCAACAGAGCCCGCCTCCGCTTCACCTGGCTTCGCCATCCTACCGAACAGAACCATCGGACATCGCAGTCATCCCTCAAAAAACCTTCCCCGAGTATTCGAGAGCAGCCACTAAACTCGCGGAAGTACCCAGGGGGAGAGAAACGAAATCGGTTGCCCGATCAACGCGATGACGGACTCAGTCGCTTAGGATTGTCACCATCGACGCGACAGCACGCGTCAGTTGGACGATGCCGTTGTCACCGTCGCCGTGACCACTTCACCGTCGGCCGATGCCGCGGGTTCTTCCGCCAACTGTTCTTCGACAGGTTCACCTTCGGTTCCCAACAGGATCCGGAAGGCCTTGGGATAGAAATCCTTGCCATAGGTCATCTCACCGCCCTGGTGCCCAACCGCGCCAACCATTCCCGCGACGACCAACAGTCCGATCTTCCAGGTACGTTCCAGCTTGCTATTTTTCGACGCCAGACCGCGCAGCGCGATGATCGCCAACACGCCCGAGGTGACCGCCACGATCACACCGCTCCAACGATGCCAGAAGACTTCGCTGTCCATGTCGACTTTGGTCCACGATCCGTAGCCCTTCTCGATCGCGAACGACCATCCCATCGCGGTTGACGCGATCGCCATCAACGATCCCAACAACAGACACGCCAAAGGGATCTGCTGCCCCAGGCTCGGCCACTTCCATCCTAACACGACGAACAAGGCACCGAACAGCAACAGCGCGATCGGGAAGTGAACGGTGGCCGGATGCAAGAATCCTTGGAATGCCCAGACGCGATCGATCAGCGACTTGGGCATTTCGGCGATCGGCTCGGCGATCGCTTGTTCGCCCTCCTCCTCCGCAGACACCTCGACGATCGCGACGTCTTCGGGCCAGTGGGCACCTTCGTCGATCCAGACGCGAATCATCGACAACTCGTGCGGCGACATCGGGCCTCCCTTGGACGGGGGCGGCATCAGCATGTCGGGATCATCCGAAAGCATGTAATCGGCCAGCACCGTGCTGTACTCGGCGTCCTCCGGTTCGACGTACGACAAAAACGTCTCGGCGTCATCGACGCGAAAATCGCCCTTGGCTTCGTCTTCGTTGTGGCACTCCAAACACCTCGCCCGCAAGATCGGAACGATGTCGCGTTGGAAGTTGACGATCCGTCCTTCCTCGTCCACCGCGGTGCGTTCCTGAGCCTTCAGGGAGCTGACGTCGACAAGGATCGCCACACTGCACGCAGCTAGAACGAGGCGGATCGGGAAACGCATGAATATGGACATCGCGTTTGTTTCTCCAAAACGAGAACGGCACCCAATGCCCCGCCATTTCCGTCCTGCTGAACACGTGCGCCGTCTCCGCCCCAAGGGTGCGGATGGCGCCGAGTTCCGGGCGACGTGAAAGTGCGGGAGCGAAACGGTGGTCGTTGTCGGAAAAAGCGGGTGGTAGGGGGAGGCGGGACCGGCCGGCCGGCGTGATACGTGGTGCGATGCGGCGGTGCCTGGGGCAACCCCGAATGGCGATCAAGACCGGCCGGTGAATCCGAGATTGCGCAAGGGCGATAACAGCGGACACGCCCCCATTATGACACACGACGGCCCCGGTTCCAATCACTCGTGCTTCGTCACACGTAGCAACGCACGGAAAATAAGTGGGACAGGCTTCCAGGCTCGTCGATGCTGAAATGACAGGCTGGAAGCCTATCCCACTTCAAGAGATCCGACACATCGATTCCGCTCGGTCCTTAAACCGTCAATCCGCTGAACGCGCTGCCGATTCCGAGCGACTGGATTTCCTTTTTGACGGCTGCTTTGTCGGGGTTTTCCAGCGTTTCGACCACTTCGTCGGCCAACAACTGGGCAAAGGCCGCTTTGGCTTCCAATTTCAACTGCTGCAACTGAACCTGGTCCAGCTTGACCGAGGACGCCTTTTCGACCTCGGCGGCGATCTCTTCCAAGCTGGCCTTGGGGTGAATCGTGCTGGCCCACAAGACGCTGTACAGCGGGCGGTTGGCCTCTTGATGCTGCATGCGTTCCAGCGCCCGCCAGGCCCGCTCGAGCAGACAATTCCGCCACAACACCAGCCATTGCTTGGAATCCAGCGTGACCGAGGCCGATTTTTCCGGGTCCGATTCCGTGCCGCCCTGCTCTGCACTGGCCTGCTCTGCACCGGCCTGTTCGGCCAACCGCGCCTTGGCACAGGATTTCACCGCCCGGGCCAGAAAATCGCGTAGCCGCCCCCTGCGATGCTCGCCGAACCCCGCCGAAACCAGGTGCGTCAACAGGATCCGCAGCGCCTGATCGGCTTCTTCGGTCGACCCCATCACGGCGGTCAACTGTTTTCGCATCGGCGACAGGTAACGCAAGACAAAACCGGCCGCACTCTCGGCTTCGGTCCACGAGTGCGAGGACCGAACCAAGTTGACCGAGGATCGTGTTTTGCCGGAAGAAGAGATCTGAGTCGACATGTCGAACAGTATAACACTCCCCCACCATAAACGAAGCACTTTGCGAGAATTCGTCCCGTTGCCGGTCGCCTTGCAGGGGATCCCCCGCCTCCACACCTTGCCATCGGCGGCCATCGCACGCATCCTTTGCATCGACTTATCATTTTACGCCCCGCCAAAGGGAATCTGCCGTGCCTCGTACGCTTGTCACCGAACTGACCGACGGCCAATCTCTGGACCAATCCTTCCGCTTGGCCGACAAACAAATCCGCGTCAACCGGCAGGGCGGCAAGTACCTGTTGCTAAAACTGGCCGACCGCAGCGGGACGATTGTCGCGATGATGTGGAACGCCGATGACTCGGATTATGAAAAGATCCGTCGCGGCGGCTACGTGCATTGCATCGGCCGCACACAAGTTCACCAGGGTGCGTTGCAAGTCATCTTGACCGCGATCGATGACCTGGCCGAAACCGAAGTCGATCCGAGTGATTTTGATCAGTTCGACGCCGGCGCCGCCGACCAGGCCCTGGCGACCTTGCGGGACTTGCTCGGAAACCTGCACAACGTCTACCTGCGCGGACTGGGAAACGCGTTCCTGTCCGACGAGGCTTTCGTCGCCAAACTTCGCCTGGCCACCGCCGCCGTCTCCAATCACCACGCCTACCCCGGCGGGCTGCTGCGACACACCGTGGACCTGATGGAAGTCTGCCAGTTTCTCGGACCTCGCTATCCCGGCGTGGACACCGAACTGTTGATGTTTGGCGCGTTCCTGCATGACCTGGGCAAGATCGAAGAGATCTCTGCCAGCGGCGAACTCAGTTATACCGACCGCGGCCAACTGGTCGGCCACATCGTCATCGGCGTCCAGATGCTCGGCGACACGATCGCGACCTTTGAAGAAGACGCCGACGAGGATTTCCCCAACGACCTGCGGTTGCAACTGGAACACCTGATCGTTTCCCACCACGGGCAACTTGAATTCGGCAGCCCCCGTTTGCCGGCCACGCTGGAAGCGATCGCGTTGCATCACATCGACAACCTGGACGCCAAAATCACTTCCTTTACCAGTCTGATCGAATCGGATCTGACCAACAACGAACACTGGACCAATTACCATCCCTCGATCGGACGCAAGCTATGGAAAAAGCAGTGACCGAAAATCGCCCCCCCGCCGTCGTCTTGCTCTCCGGCGGACTCGATAGCGCGACCTGTCTAGCGATCGCACGCGAAGCAAACTTTGCCATCCATGCGATCAGTTTCCGCTACGGCCAACGACACGAATACGAACTCGAGCGGGCCGCCGCGTTGGCCCAACAATTCGACGTCGCATCGCACCGGATCGTCGAAATCAACCTGTCTCAATTTGGCGGTTCGGCGCTGACCGATCAATCGATCGTGGTTCCGAAATCCGATTCCGTCGAACAGATCGGCGCAGAAATCCCCGTCACCTATGTGCCGGCACGCAACACCGTGTTCCTGTCCCTGGCATTGGCCTTTGCCGAGACCATCGGCTCGGTCGATCTGTTCATCGGCGTCAACTCGCTCGACTACAGCGGCTATCCCGATTGCCGCCCGGAGTACATCGCCGCGTTTGAAACGATGGCCAACCTGGCGACCCAGAGCGGAACCAGCGGACGCAAGCTGACGATCCACACACCGCTGATCCATCTGACCAAGGGCGAAATCATTCAAACGGGACTCGGCCTGGGCGTCGACTATGCGATGACGCTGTCCTGCTATGATCCCGGCCCCGGCGGAAAACCCTGTGGCCACTGCGACGCCTGCCTGTTGCGGCAAAAAGGGTTTAAGGAAAACAACTTGCAAGACCCCGCGGGCTGAGAGAGAGAGTGGGATAGGCTGGAAGCCTATCCCACGTCGCTCACTCAAACGTCTTCGGTTCCTTCACCGGAACCAGATCCCAGGTCTCTCGTGGCGACGTTTCTCTCGTTCCAATACGAAGACTCTCCAGCGTCGCAACGGGGACGCGACCGCTCCCCAATTCAGCATGCGTGCCGCGTAACTCGCGACCGTCAAACTCGGCCGTCTGCAATCCCAACTGCGCTCCGTCGCGGGTCGTGATGATGTACCGGCACGCTGCCGGTTCTTCGTCGGATTGCCCGAGCCAAATCACCTCCGCTACGCTCGAACGTTGGATCAACCGCGTTCTGCCGCGGATTTCGATGCGAGCGGTGTCGTCGTCGATCGACAACAAACGCCCCCGCAACACGTCGCCGGTCGGCGCAACCAACAAGTGTGTCGGCGGCGAATCGGCCTGCCGTCGTGGCAGACGCATCAGCGATGGCGCATCGGTTTCACCCCGCGTGACCGCCGGCCCCGATCGAATTCGGCTGACCTGGTCTGACGGCACAAGCACCTCGCCAAACCAGTCGTTTTGAAATCGGACACCATTGGGCTGGATCGAAATCAATTGACCGGGCAAGCGATCGCCGTGACGAAGCTCCAGCATGCCGCGCTGGCGTCCGGACGTCGCATCCGAACCTGCCGCCGACGCAAACCGAATCGTCACGCCGTCGGTCGCCGCGATCCCGACGTCATTCTCGCCGGCCAGGGATCGCCATCCGAACGTGGCTCCGACGTCTTGTCCGTCTAGCAAATGTCCCCACAGAGACACGCCGTCTGCCTGGAATCGGGACGCCTCGCCGGCCGGCGCCGTCACGTCCTCCGATCGCCCCACCCAACGCGTGACGCGTGATGGTGCAACGGCCAAACGTGTTCCCGTCGTCTCGCGCACCAGGATCGCACCGTCGGCATCTCGTCCATCGACGCGTCCGCGAACGCGATTGCCGTCCGACAGAGTCACATCACACGCCGGCGAAACGTGCGTCGCCACGGCAAACTCCATCCGAGCGAGATCGCCGATCGCGTGCCACGCGCCGTCGACACGAAACCGATCCGCATCCCATTGCTCGGCAACCTGGTCGACGATTGATCCGTCGCGAAACAAGGTGAATCGATCCGGCAAGAACTGTGACGGCGGCGGCTGGCCATCCCACCGAAACAATTCGAAACCGGTCACTTCGACCGGATCCCCACGATTGATCAACGTCAACTCGCGCCGCAGCACGGGCTCGTCATCGACGAGCGAGACGTCGGCTCGCAGCATGCCGTCGCGGTAGGCCAGCAGTCGCCCGGCCACCTGGTCAGCATACAAATCCAACTCCAACCGCCCCGCCGAATCGGCCACGTCAAACACGTCGGCATCGGAAACACTCGCGTTGCTGCGGACCACCGAAACACTTTCGCCGAACCACTCCACTCGGGTGACGAAACGCTCGGTCGGCAAACGTGAAATCGACCCACCCCGCCGATCCACCCGCGCACCGCCCTGCCCTGCCCCGCCCGACGACCGATCACCGAGCGACAATTCAAAATCGGCCATGCCCTCGCAAGCCACTTCGATGCGAATTCGAAATCGATTCGGCAGATCAATCGCTGCGACCGCCGCCGATTCGGGGACCGTGCAAACCATGCCCTGCTCGGTGAAGCCCCAACCCGTTTCACGACGAAACCGATACCGCGCGTCGGACAAGGCCAAGATCTGACGCGGCATGCTCGCCTGGTCGACGATGCGGACGACGCGTTGGGCCGCAAAGGAGACCCGCCCGAGGTCTGCGGTATCGAGCGTGATCAGATCGTCGAGCCAGGAGACGACCTTGCCGACATATCGGCTGCGGTCGTCCAACAGAAACGCAAACGTGTGGGTCAGAGTACCAGGACCATCATCTTCAACGCTGCCAGAGTCGGAAGGATTGCGACGAGCCTCCAACAGATTTTCGGTCGAGATTTCGATCGGCTGGGCGAACCGTGTGCTGTTGATTCGCAGCGTCCCCGGCTCCTCGGCGGCGGACAACGTGCCGTCGATTGCACTGCCATCGACGAGCAAAAAACGCATGTCGGGATCGTCAGCGGACGCATTTGCCAGCGAACCGATCAACAGGAACAAGACGCCGCCCACGAGCCGGTAGGCGGCGGAGGTCAAACGACGATCAGCCGTCTGACGGGAGCCCAATACCGCTAAATCGAGAAGCGACTTTCCCAAAGATGGCTCCCCTCTCCCCCGAACAAGCCTCTTGGTCGATTCGGATTGCCTATGCGCGCCAACTGATTGTAGTAAGCGAAAACCTTGCGATGGGTAGAGGCTTGTTTGGGGGAGAGGGGAGCCATGGTGTTCCATTTTCGCTTCACGATTTAGTGTTATTAGACGCAAGCCGACGGGCCCGCCTCCACGTGATCGCAACCGGACGTCTGGAAGGTTATCGTTCATAGATCGGCAAAAAGCGGTAGTTCACGGCCAGCGCCAACAAGGACATCGACGTGCTGTTGGTCACCCCGAGATCCCCGTCAAAACTTCCATTCGGCTTCTGGTCGCGTTTGAGTCGTTGAATCAGCCGATCGTTCCACTGTTTCCAAACCGCGACGTCGGATTGGAAGTACGCCTGGGCTTGATAATAGCGGGCGTATTCGGGCCACATCGGCTCGGCGTCGCGATTGGCAACGAGGTATCGCAACGTCGACGGATAGGCCGGCAACTCCTTTCGTCCGGCGATGGCGAGCACCAGGTTGACGATACTACTGCGGGCAACCGATTCGCCACCACCACCTTCGCTGGCACTGGTGTAGCCGACCGAACCGTCGTCGGCCGTCATGGAGACGAAGTAATCGATCGCCCGATCAATCGACTGATCCGGCACCTCGATTCCCGCATTGCGTGCCGCCAGCAAGCCCATCACGACGGCGCCCGAGACGGAGGTATCGGCGTCGCTGGCGTTGGGCGCGTAACGCCACCCGCCCCGACGATTGTTCTTTTGTGCCGTCAACGCCGCACGGACCGCCAACTCCACCGCGTCAGCGAGACTGCGTCGGGATTCCTGCTCGCCGGGTGGATACAGATCCGAATCGTCGACCACACCGTAGGCTTCACAAAGTGCCAACATCCCGAACCCGTGATGATACATGCTGGGCGAAATGTAGCCGGTCACCGCGGACTGGCCGGCGATGATGTGCCGCAATCCCTTGCGAATCACGTCGCGATGCGGGCCAAAATTGGGGTCTTCACCGGAAGCCAAAAAAGCCAGCACGGCCAGTCCCGTCGTCCCCGGACCGACGCCCTCACCGGCCGGCCACGTCCCCCGATCGTCCTGGGTCTGCGCCAGAAACTCTAACCCCTTGGCGTAGATTTCATGCACGTCACGCGAGACCAGCTCGCCGATGGTGGCCGACGATGGATCCGGCGACCGGTTGACCTGGGCGTTGGCCGACATCGCCAAGCCAAACATGGCCCCGAAAACCAAGCAGAGCAGTGTGATGATATGACGAGTGTTCTTGAACCAACACAGATTCATCGAGTTCATGCTTGGATTGATCCGCGAAGTGAAATCGCCCTGTCGAAAAGGCATTGGTGTCGTCTCATCTAAAGTCACCCTCCCTGGCAGGGAGGGTCGAGCGCAGCGAGGGGAGGGTCGAGCGGTCGTCGCTGAGCGATTCCGAGCGAGAGAAACCCTCCCCGCGTCGTCGTAAACTCCTCCGCGACCCTCCCTGGCAGGGAGGGTGACTTCGACTCTTGCGAGCGTTGTCGTTGCCAAGGCCGGTATGGACGGTGATGAAACGTCGGACGATGCCCGAGCCAGAGGGCTGTGAGATCTCTTCATGCGCATCCGGTTGCTCATTGCCCCGCCTCCACCGCCGCGGAGGATCGTCGCTGTTCCAGCCGATCAAAGTACTGATCCAATCCCGCTCGCCATCGTTCCGGGACCTCGCCACGGTCTCGTCCGACGGACAACTGTGTTTCCGATTGACGCGTGGTCGCAAGTTGATTGAGACCTTTACCGAGCAACGCGATCGCCGCCTGATCGGTCTCACCGCCCTGCCCTCCCCCGGCGCTGCCCCCGCCACCGCCGCCGCCCTCGGGGCTGATCTTGTTACTCCGCAACAGCAACTCGATCGCTTCGGTTTGCGCCGCGATCGCGACCGGCCCGGTTTCCGGCGTGATCAACGTCTTGGACGCATCCACCATCGCGGCACTGGCCAACTTCAACACTTCGATCTCTTCTCCAAAATTCAACATCCCGTCCGGCAAGGCCTCGATCCCGTCGACGACCGCGTCCAAACGATCACGCAACAAATCCTGTGACTCACTCAACCGGATCGCTTCGCTGACGTAATCCGCTTGCTGCATCGCCTGGCGTCCCTGATCGGCGACGCGCGTCTGTTCGCGCAACGTCACTTCGGCCTCCAAGATCCTCAACACTTCCACGATCACCGCCGGCGAAAGCGACTTCTTGTTCTGAGGCCCCGATTCGGATTGTTCGGATCCCGGGTCCACCAAGTCATCGGCCCACCGATCCAAGTTGTCCGACCAAAACTCGGCCGCGGCAATCGAAACGCCGGGCCGCAACGGGACCCGATCCTGCAACGTTTTCAGTTGTTCCAAGACACGGGCCTGGTTCATTTCATCCAGCACGGATTGAAAGTGTTCGATCTCGCGTCGCTGGCAAAACGCTTCCAAGTCATCCAGCACCGTTCGAACCCGCGCGGCCGACTCGATCACATCGGCGACGACCGACTGCAACGTCTGATCGTTCGATTCGGGGGCTTGGCCGAAGGTAGATTCGATGCTTCGTGCCAACTGCATCGCGACCCGATCCTGCAACCGGCTGACCGATTTCAAACGTTTGACCAGCGTGCTGCCTTCCATGTTCCCCATCAGCTGTTTGAGTTCTTCGGCCACGGCGTCGAATTCCGCGACCAGATCGGTTTGATCTTCGATGGCGATCGACAAACTGTCTTCTTCCGATTTCTCGGTTTCACTTTTCGGCTTCCGTTTGGACGTGTCGACAATCGTGGTTCCGGCCAAACTGATTCGCTCGGATGATTCCGCGTCGGGGTCTTGGGTCGATTCTTCGGCGGCATCGCCATCGCTTGGCTCGGCCAATGTCCCTTGCGAGCTTTCCTGTCCGGCTAGTTCCGCGAACTTCGATTCTTCTTCGCCTTGCTCCGACGCTCGCTGCAGCAATTCGGCGACGCGCGGCATGCGATCATCGGACATCTGTTGCAGCGTCTGGAGCGTGGCGGCGAGTTTTTCAACATAGTCGACGTCGACTTGATCGTTGCGTGCCGCCTGCCGCAACAACGCCTCCCCTTCGCCGGTCAACGATTCCAGTTGGCGGCCGTTGAACGCTTCGGCCCGTGCCTGCTCGGCCACCGCGGCACGCCATTGATCATCGCGATCGGCCGCGGCGACTTTGGCCAATTCGCGATTGCGAGAA
Encoded here:
- a CDS encoding c-type cytochrome domain-containing protein yields the protein MSIFMRFPIRLVLAACSVAILVDVSSLKAQERTAVDEEGRIVNFQRDIVPILRARCLECHNEDEAKGDFRVDDAETFLSYVEPEDAEYSTVLADYMLSDDPDMLMPPPSKGGPMSPHELSMIRVWIDEGAHWPEDVAIVEVSAEEEGEQAIAEPIAEMPKSLIDRVWAFQGFLHPATVHFPIALLLFGALFVVLGWKWPSLGQQIPLACLLLGSLMAIASTAMGWSFAIEKGYGSWTKVDMDSEVFWHRWSGVIVAVTSGVLAIIALRGLASKNSKLERTWKIGLLVVAGMVGAVGHQGGEMTYGKDFYPKAFRILLGTEGEPVEEQLAEEPAASADGEVVTATVTTASSN
- a CDS encoding 3'-5' exoribonuclease YhaM family protein, with the protein product MPRTLVTELTDGQSLDQSFRLADKQIRVNRQGGKYLLLKLADRSGTIVAMMWNADDSDYEKIRRGGYVHCIGRTQVHQGALQVILTAIDDLAETEVDPSDFDQFDAGAADQALATLRDLLGNLHNVYLRGLGNAFLSDEAFVAKLRLATAAVSNHHAYPGGLLRHTVDLMEVCQFLGPRYPGVDTELLMFGAFLHDLGKIEEISASGELSYTDRGQLVGHIVIGVQMLGDTIATFEEDADEDFPNDLRLQLEHLIVSHHGQLEFGSPRLPATLEAIALHHIDNLDAKITSFTSLIESDLTNNEHWTNYHPSIGRKLWKKQ
- the queC gene encoding 7-cyano-7-deazaguanine synthase QueC — translated: MEKAVTENRPPAVVLLSGGLDSATCLAIAREANFAIHAISFRYGQRHEYELERAAALAQQFDVASHRIVEINLSQFGGSALTDQSIVVPKSDSVEQIGAEIPVTYVPARNTVFLSLALAFAETIGSVDLFIGVNSLDYSGYPDCRPEYIAAFETMANLATQSGTSGRKLTIHTPLIHLTKGEIIQTGLGLGVDYAMTLSCYDPGPGGKPCGHCDACLLRQKGFKENNLQDPAG
- a CDS encoding prenyltransferase/squalene oxidase repeat-containing protein, whose amino-acid sequence is MPFRQGDFTSRINPSMNSMNLCWFKNTRHIITLLCLVFGAMFGLAMSANAQVNRSPDPSSATIGELVSRDVHEIYAKGLEFLAQTQDDRGTWPAGEGVGPGTTGLAVLAFLASGEDPNFGPHRDVIRKGLRHIIAGQSAVTGYISPSMYHHGFGMLALCEAYGVVDDSDLYPPGEQESRRSLADAVELAVRAALTAQKNNRRGGWRYAPNASDADTSVSGAVVMGLLAARNAGIEVPDQSIDRAIDYFVSMTADDGSVGYTSASEGGGGESVARSSIVNLVLAIAGRKELPAYPSTLRYLVANRDAEPMWPEYARYYQAQAYFQSDVAVWKQWNDRLIQRLKRDQKPNGSFDGDLGVTNSTSMSLLALAVNYRFLPIYER